From a single Callithrix jacchus isolate 240 chromosome 5, calJac240_pri, whole genome shotgun sequence genomic region:
- the FLII gene encoding protein flightless-1 homolog isoform X5: MEATGVLPFVRGVDLSGNDFKGGYFPENVKAMTSLRWLKLNRTGLCYLPEELAALQKLAIVARANSLKNSGVPDDIFKLDDLSVLDLSYNQLTECPRELENSKNMLVLNLSHNSIDTIPNQLFINLTDLLYLDLSENRLESLPPQMRRLVHLQTLVLNGNPLLHAQLRQLPAMTALQTLHLRSTQRTQSNLPTSLEGLSNLADVDLSCNDLTRVPECLYTLPSLCRLNLSSNQITELSLCIDQWVHVETLNLSRNQLTSLPSAICKLSKLKKLYLNSNKLDFDGLPSGIGKLTNLEEFMAANNNLELIPESLCRCPKLRKLVLNKNRLVTLPEAIHFLTEIEVLDVRENPNLVMPPKPADRTTEWYNIDFSLQNQLRLAGASPATVAAAAAGSGPKDPLARKMRLRRRKDSAQDDQAKQVLKGMSDVAQEKNKKQEESTDAQAPGGKVRRWDQSLEKPRLDYSEFFTEDVGQLPGLTIWQIENFVPVLVEEAFHGKFYEADCYIVLKTFLDDSGSLNWEIYYWIGGEATLDKKACSAIHAVNLRNYLGAECRTVREEMGDESEEFLQVFDNDISYIEGGTASGFYTVEDTHYITRLYRVYGKKNIKLEPVPLKGASLDPRFVFLLDRGLDIYVWRGRQATLSSTTKARLFAEKINKNERKGKAEITLLVQGQELPEFWEALGGEPSEIKKHVPDDFWPPQPKLYKVGLGLGYLELPQINYKLSVEHKQRPKVELMPRMRLLQSLLDTRCVYILDCWSDVFIWLGRKSPRLVRAAALKLGQELCGMLHRPRHATVSRSLEGTEAQVFKAKFKNWDDVLMVDYTRNAEAVLQSPGLSGKVKRDAEKKDQMKADLTALFLPRQPPMSLAEAEQLMEEWNEDLDGMEGFVLEGKKFARLPEEEFGHFYTQDCYVFLCRYWVPVEYEEEEKKEGKGEEKAEGKEGEEATGEAEEKQPEEDFQCIVYFWQGREASNMGWLTFTFSLQKKFESLFPGKLEVVRMTQQQENPKFLSHFKRKFIIHRGKRKAAQGALQPSLYQIRTNGSALCTRCIQINTDSSLLNSEFCFILKVPFESEDNQGIVYAWVGQASDPDEAKLAEDILNTMFDASYSKQVINEGEEPENFFWVGIGAQKPYDDDAEYMKHTRLFRCSNEKGYFAVTEKCSDFCQDDLADDDIMLLDNGQEVYMWVGTQTSQVEIKLSLKACQVYIQHMRSKEHERPRRLRLVRKGNEQHAFTRCFHAWSAFRKALA; encoded by the exons ATGGAGGCCACCGGGGTGCTGCCGTTCGTGCGCGGTGTGGACCTCAGCGGCAACGACTTCAAG GGTGGCTACTTCCCTGAGAATGTcaaggccatgaccagcctgcgaTGGCTGAAGCTGAACCGCACTGGCCTCTGCTACCTGCCTGAGGAGCTGGCCGCCCTGCAGAAGCTG GCCATCGTGGCCCGAGCCAACAGTCTGAAGAATTCTGGAGTCCCCGATGACATCTTCAAGCTGGATGATCTTTCAGTTCTG GACTTGAGCTACAACCAGCTGACAGAGTGCCCGCGGGAGCTGGAGAACTCCAAGAATATGCTGGTGCTGAACCTCAGTCACAACAG CATCGACACCATCCCCAACCAGCTCTTCATCAACCTCACCGACCTGCTGTACCTGGACCTCAGCGAGAACCGCCTGGAGAGCCTGCCCCCACAGATGCGCCGCTTGGTGCACCTGCAGACACTCGTGCTCAATGGGAACCCCCTGCTGCATGCACAGCTCCG GCAGCTCCCAGCGATGACGGCCCTGCAGACCCTGCACCTGCGGAGCACCCAGCGTACCCAAAGCAACCTCCCCACCAGCCTGGAGGGCCTGAGCAACCTCGCAG ACGTGGACCTGTCCTGCAATGACCTGACACGGGTGCCTGAATGCCTGTACACCCTCCCCAGCCTGTGCCGGCTCAACCTCAGCAGCAACCAGATTACAGAACTGTCCCTGTGCATAGACCAGTGGGTGCATGTGGAAACTCTGAACCTGTCCCGAAATCAGCTCACCTCACTGCCT TCAGCCATTTGCAAGTTGAGCAAGTTGAAGAAGCTGTACCTGAACTCCAACAAGCTGGACTTTGACGGGCTGCCCTCGGGCATTGGCAAGCTCACCAACCTGGAGGAGTTCATGGCCGCCAACAACAACTTGGAACTGATCCCTGAAAGTCTCTGCAg GTGCCCAAAGCTGAGGAAACTCGTCCTGAACAAGAACCGCCTGGTGACGCTCCCAGAAGCCATCCATTTCCTGACGGAGATTGAG GTCCTGGACGTGCGGGAGAACCCCAACCTGGTCATGCCACCCAAGCCCGCGGACCGTACCACTGAGTGGTACAACATCGACTTCTCGCTGCAGAACCAGCTGCGGCTGGCAGGTGCCTCTCCTGCTACAGTGGCTGCGGCTGCAGCTG GGAGTGGGCCCAAGGACCCTCTGGCTCGCAAGATGCGGCTGCGGAGGCGCAAGGACTCAGCCCAGGATGACCAGGCCAAGCAGGTGCTGAAGGGCATGTCAGATGTTGCCCAGGAGAAGAACAAAAAGCAGGAG GAGAGCACAGATGCTCAGGCCCCTGGCGGGAAGGTGCGGCGCTGGGACCAGAGCCTGGAGAAGCCGCGCCTTGACTACTCGGAGTTCTTCACGGAGGACGTGGGCCAGCTGCCCGGCTTGACCATCTGGCAGATCGAGAATTTTGTGCCTGTGCTGGTGGAGGAAGCCTTCCATGGCAAGTTCTACGAGGCTGACTGCTACATCGTGCTTAAG ACCTTTCTGGATGACAGCGGCTCCCTCAACTGGGAGATCTACTACTGGATTGGTGGGGAGGCCACGCTCGACAAGAAAGCTTGCTCTGCCATCCATGCCGTCAACTTGCGCAACTACCTGGGTGCCGAGTGCCGCACTGTCCGGGAGGAGATGGGCGACGAGAGCGAGGAGTTCCTGCAG gtGTTTGACAATGACATCTCCTACATTGAGGGTGGAACAGCCAGTGGCTTCTACACTGTGGAAGACACACACTACATCACCAG GCTGTATCGTGTGTATGGGAAAAAGAACATCAAGTTGGAGCCTGTGCCCCTCAAGGGGGCCTCTCTGGACCCAAG GTTTGTTTTCCTGCTGGATCGAGGGCTGGACATCTATGTGTGGCGGGGGCGCCAGGCCACGCTGAGCAGCACCACTAAGGCCAG ACTCTTtgcagagaaaattaacaagaatgaGCGGAAAGGGAAGGCCGAGATCACACTGCTGGTGCAGGGCCAAGAGCTCCCGGAGTTCTGGGAGGCACTGGGTGGGGAGCCCTCTGAGATCAAGAAGCACGTGCCTGATGACTTCTGGCCGCCCCAGCCCAAGCTGTACAAG GTGGGCCTGGGCTTGGGCTACCTGGAGCTGCCACAGATCAACTATAAACTCTCCGTGGAACATAAGCAGCGTCCCAAGGTGGAGCTGATGCCAAGAATGCGGCTG CTGCAGAGTCTGCTGGACACGCGCTGCGTGTATATCCTGGACTGTTGGTCAGACGTGTTCATCTGGCTGGGTCGTAAGTCCCCGCGCCTGGTGCGCGCTGCCGCCCTCAAGCTGGGTCAGGAGCTGTGTGGGATGCTGCACCGGCCACGCCATGCCACAGTCAGCCGCAGCCTCGAGGGCACCGAGGCGCAG GTGTTCAAGGCCAAGTTCAAGAATTGGGATGACGTGTTGATGGTGGACTACACGCGCAACGCAGAGGCTGTGCTGCAGAGCCCGGGTCTCTCCGGAAAGGTGAAACGCGATGCCGAGAAGAAAGACCAGATGAAGGCTGACCTCACTGCGCTCTTCTTGCCGCGGCAGCCGCCCATGTCGCTGGCGGAG GCAGAGCAGCTGATGGAGGAGTGGAATGAAGACCTAGATGGCATGGAGGGTTTCGTGCTGGAGGGCAAGAAGTTCGCGCGGCTGCCGGAGGAGGAATTCGGCCACTTCTACACACAGGACTGCTACGTCTTCCTCTGCAG GTACTGGGTACCCGTGGAGTacgaggaggaggaaaagaaggaaggcaaGGGGGAGGAGAAGGCCGAAGGCAAAGAAGGCGAGGAGGCAACAGGCGAGGCAGAGGAGAAGCAGCCAGAGGAGGACTTCCAGTGCATCGTGTACTTCTGGCAGGGCCGCGAAGCCTCCAACATGGGTTGGCTCACCTTTACCTTCAGTCTGCAGAAAAAGTTCGAGAGCCTCTTCCCTGGCAAGCTGGAG GTGGTACGCATGACGCAGCAGCAGGAGAACCCCAAGTTCCTGTCCCATTTCAAGAGGAAGTTCATTATCCATCGGGGCAAGAGAAAGGCAGCTCAGGGTGCCCTGCAGCCCAGCCTCTACCAGATCCGCACCAATGGCAGCGCCCTCTGCACCCG GTGCATCCAGATCAACACCGATTCCAGCCTCCTCAACTCTGAGTTCTGCTTCATCCTCAAG GTTCCCTTTGAGAGTGAGGACAACCAGGGCATCGTGTATGCCTGGGTGGGCCAGGCATCAGACCCTGACGAAGCCAAGTTGGCAGAAGACATCCTGAACACCATGTTTGATGCCTCCTACAGCAAGCAG GTGATCAATGAAGGCGAGGAGCCTGAGAACTTCTTCTGGGTGGGCATTGGGGCCCAAAAGCCCTATGATGACGACGCAGAGTACATGAAGCACACGCGGCTCTTCCG GTGCTCCAACGAGAAGGGCTACTTTGCAGTGACTGAGAAATGTTCTGACTTTTGCCAAGATGACCTGGCAGATGACGACATCATGTTACTAGACAACGGCCAAGAG GTCTACATGTGGGTGGGGACCCAGACTAGCCAGGTGGAGATCAAGCTGAGCCTGAAGGCCTGCCAG GTGTATATCCAGCACATGCGGTCCAAGGAACATGAGCGGCCTCGCCGCCTGCGCCTGGTCCGCAAGGGCAATGAGCAGCATGCCTTCACCCGGTGCTTCCATGCCTGGAGCGCCTTCCGCAAGGCCCTGGCCTAG